Genomic window (Ignavibacteria bacterium):
CGAATCATTTGTGGATTAATTAATCAAACGTCAGGTGAAAAAGTTTTCTTTGGAGAAAAATTCTACGGGATTCATCCGGACAGATCAATTCAATTTTTATTTCAAAACTATTCGGCTTCGCACGATCCATCGCAAAAGAATCGAGATGCATTAAAGGAAGTCTTCGCACTGAAGCAACCTAATTCAAATTTTGATGAATTTGCTAAAAGGCTACTACACAAAGTCAAGCTAAATGAAAATGTTCTTGAATTGTTCCCTTATGAGTTAAGCGGTGGACAGCAGCAGAGACTCGCACTTGCAAAAATCCTCGCACTCAATCCGAAATTAATTATTCTTGATGAACCATTCGCTTCTCAGGATGTAACAGCTCAGCACGAACTAATCGACTTACTGCTAGATTTAAATCGCACAGAAAAGCTCACAATAATTTGCATTTCACATGATCTTTTTATCTTAAGAAAACTATGCTCAAGAATCATGATAATGAATCACGGGCAAATCGTAGAAATATTGCGAAGTGATGAACTGTTCACAAACCCAAAACGGGACTATACAAAACTTCTTGTGAGAAGCTTTGTATAAAATCTTAGCTTCAGAAAAATCTGACCTTTCAATATGATATTGATTCAGTTTTTTAAT
Coding sequences:
- a CDS encoding ATP-binding cassette domain-containing protein — encoded protein: MILPEIKHILELRNISYTPPKVDLKQKENTDSLILNNISFGIEHGEIFGITGESGSGKTTLGRIICGLINQTSGEKVFFGEKFYGIHPDRSIQFLFQNYSASHDPSQKNRDALKEVFALKQPNSNFDEFAKRLLHKVKLNENVLELFPYELSGGQQQRLALAKILALNPKLIILDEPFASQDVTAQHELIDLLLDLNRTEKLTIICISHDLFILRKLCSRIMIMNHGQIVEILRSDELFTNPKRDYTKLLVRSFV